From a single Micromonospora pallida genomic region:
- a CDS encoding dihydroxyacetone kinase family protein: MTKLFDDPERFSDDMLAGFLDAYAGRVTGVPGGVVRATETPPGKVAVVVGGGSGHYPAFCGVVGPGFADGAVVGNIFTSPSTQEAYEVGRAAANTGGLLFSTGNYAGDVMNFTLAQQRLQAEGIDTRVVFVTDDIASAPADETHRRRGIAGDFVVFKVAGAAAEAGYDLDDVERVARHANDRTRTLGVAFAGCTMPGATEPLFDVAPGTMGVGLGIHGEPGIAEAELPRAADLAQRLVAGVLAEAPADGDRRIGVILNGLGATKYEELFVVWRTAAKLLRDAGWTIVDPEVGELVTSLDMAGCSLTLVFLDEELERLWRAPADTPAYRKGALTQVDGPRRTTADTSAGGVGQGSADEEGRAVAAVVVAALDAMADTVAAAEQELGRIDAVAGDGDHGRGMVRGTRSAVEAARTAAEAGHGPGGVLVAAGDAWAAKAGGTSGVLWGAALAALGRAVGDSRPDATTVAAGVRAGYTALTTLGGAKPGDKTMIDALLPFTETLETAVAAGSPLTDAWATAVDVATTAAADTAQLRPQVGRARPLAEKSIGTPDAGATSMALCLRAVGTVLEGKQQ, translated from the coding sequence ATGACCAAGCTCTTCGACGACCCCGAACGCTTCAGCGACGACATGCTCGCGGGGTTCCTCGACGCCTACGCGGGCCGCGTGACCGGCGTCCCCGGCGGCGTGGTCCGCGCGACCGAGACCCCGCCCGGCAAGGTGGCGGTGGTCGTCGGCGGCGGCTCCGGCCACTACCCCGCCTTCTGTGGCGTGGTGGGTCCGGGCTTCGCCGACGGCGCGGTGGTCGGCAACATCTTCACGTCGCCCTCGACCCAGGAGGCGTACGAGGTCGGCCGCGCCGCCGCCAACACCGGCGGCCTGCTCTTCAGCACCGGCAACTACGCCGGCGACGTCATGAACTTCACCCTCGCCCAGCAGCGCCTACAGGCCGAGGGCATCGACACCCGGGTGGTGTTCGTCACCGACGACATCGCCAGCGCGCCCGCCGACGAGACCCACCGTCGCCGGGGCATCGCCGGTGACTTCGTGGTGTTCAAGGTCGCCGGGGCCGCCGCCGAGGCCGGCTACGACCTGGACGACGTCGAGCGGGTCGCCCGGCACGCCAACGACCGCACCCGGACCCTCGGCGTCGCCTTCGCCGGCTGCACCATGCCGGGCGCCACCGAGCCCCTGTTCGACGTGGCCCCCGGCACCATGGGCGTCGGCCTGGGCATCCACGGCGAGCCGGGCATCGCCGAAGCCGAGCTGCCCCGGGCCGCCGACCTCGCCCAGCGGCTGGTGGCGGGCGTCCTGGCCGAGGCGCCGGCGGACGGCGACCGACGCATCGGCGTGATCCTCAACGGCCTGGGCGCCACCAAGTACGAGGAACTGTTCGTGGTCTGGCGCACTGCCGCCAAGCTGCTGCGCGACGCCGGCTGGACCATCGTCGACCCCGAGGTCGGCGAGCTGGTGACCAGCCTCGACATGGCCGGCTGCTCCCTCACCCTGGTCTTCCTCGACGAGGAACTCGAGCGGCTGTGGCGCGCGCCAGCGGACACCCCGGCGTACCGCAAGGGCGCGCTGACCCAGGTCGACGGCCCGCGCCGCACGACGGCCGACACCAGCGCGGGCGGCGTGGGCCAGGGCAGCGCGGACGAGGAGGGCCGCGCCGTGGCCGCCGTCGTCGTCGCGGCGCTCGACGCGATGGCCGACACGGTCGCCGCCGCCGAGCAGGAACTGGGCCGCATCGACGCGGTCGCCGGAGACGGCGACCACGGCCGGGGCATGGTCCGCGGCACCCGCTCGGCGGTCGAGGCCGCCCGCACCGCCGCCGAGGCCGGGCACGGACCGGGCGGGGTCCTGGTGGCCGCCGGTGACGCGTGGGCAGCGAAGGCCGGTGGCACGTCCGGCGTGCTCTGGGGCGCGGCGCTCGCCGCGCTCGGCCGCGCCGTCGGCGACTCCCGCCCCGACGCCACCACGGTCGCCGCCGGGGTACGCGCCGGCTACACCGCCCTCACCACGCTCGGCGGCGCGAAGCCCGGCGACAAGACCATGATCGACGCCCTCCTGCCGTTCACCGAGACGCTCGAGACGGCCGTGGCCGCCGGCTCGCCGCTCACCGACGCGTGGGCCACCGCAGTGGACGTGGCGACCACCGCCGCCGCCGACACCGCCCAGCTCCGGCCGCAGGTCGGCCGGGCGCGACCGCTCGCCGAGAAGAGCATCGGCACCCCTGACGCCGGCGCCACCTCCATGGCCCTGTGCCTGCGCGCCGTCGGCACCGTACTGGAAGGAAAGCAGCAGTGA
- a CDS encoding ATP-binding cassette domain-containing protein has product MTPALRLSNIATGFGGVPVLRDISFDLHAGELTVLAGENGAGKSTLMKIVTGQLKADAGEVVVAGSPLVQADPQAARRLGVGIVPQELARTPTWRSTRTSSSAGNCAPASAPWTAAR; this is encoded by the coding sequence ATGACGCCGGCGTTACGGCTGAGCAACATCGCCACGGGTTTCGGTGGTGTGCCTGTGCTGCGCGACATCTCCTTCGACCTGCACGCCGGTGAGCTCACCGTGCTGGCCGGGGAGAACGGGGCCGGCAAGTCGACCCTCATGAAGATCGTCACGGGGCAGTTGAAGGCCGACGCGGGCGAGGTGGTCGTGGCCGGCTCGCCGCTCGTCCAGGCCGACCCCCAGGCCGCGCGCCGGCTCGGCGTCGGCATCGTGCCGCAGGAACTGGCCCGTACCCCGACCTGGCGGTCTACGAGAACCTCTTCGTCGGCCGGGAACTGCGCACCCGCTTCGGCGCCCTGGACCGCCGCGAGATGA
- a CDS encoding ABC transporter permease, which produces MTTTTPTAGKLPPVDAVPEKRRFDRTTLTNFAIRNSMVLVLLLVMAYFSYRSLRFATPENALTILVSAAPFALVALGQTFVILTGGIDLSIGSVIAASAMTSASVVVKNPDSLWLAVVAGIGVGLLLGLINGLVVSRLNVAPFVATLGTLTAGSGLAYVIGNGAPINGLPASYGKIANTEVFGIAVPVLIMAVGFVAAFLVLKKTSFGLRIYAVGGNRVAAEVAGVRTRRILTSVYVISGGLAGLSGVMLSSRVISGPPNLGAGYELDAIAAVVIGGASLLGGRGSVWGTLLGLLLIQTLNNGLDILIVPAYWQAVISGVLIVAAVAVDVWATKRRTS; this is translated from the coding sequence ATGACCACGACCACCCCGACCGCGGGAAAGCTTCCTCCCGTGGACGCCGTACCGGAGAAGCGCCGGTTCGACCGGACCACCCTGACGAACTTCGCCATCCGCAACTCGATGGTGCTGGTGTTGCTGCTGGTCATGGCGTACTTCAGCTACCGGAGCCTGCGCTTCGCGACCCCGGAGAACGCGCTCACGATCCTCGTCTCGGCCGCGCCGTTCGCCCTCGTCGCGCTCGGCCAGACGTTCGTCATCCTCACCGGCGGCATCGACCTGTCGATCGGCAGCGTCATCGCGGCCAGCGCGATGACCTCCGCGTCGGTCGTCGTCAAGAACCCCGACTCGCTCTGGCTGGCCGTCGTCGCCGGCATCGGCGTCGGTCTGCTGCTGGGCCTGATCAACGGCCTGGTGGTGAGCCGGCTGAACGTCGCGCCGTTCGTCGCCACGCTCGGTACGCTGACCGCCGGCTCAGGGCTCGCCTACGTGATCGGCAACGGCGCGCCGATCAACGGCCTGCCCGCCTCCTACGGGAAGATCGCCAACACCGAGGTGTTCGGCATCGCGGTCCCCGTCCTCATCATGGCCGTCGGGTTCGTGGCCGCGTTCCTCGTCCTCAAGAAGACCTCCTTCGGCCTGCGCATCTACGCCGTCGGCGGCAACCGGGTCGCGGCCGAGGTCGCCGGGGTACGCACCCGGCGCATCCTGACCAGCGTCTACGTCATCAGCGGGGGCCTCGCCGGACTCTCCGGCGTGATGCTCTCCTCCCGGGTGATCTCCGGTCCGCCGAACCTCGGCGCCGGGTACGAACTGGACGCCATCGCCGCCGTGGTCATCGGCGGAGCGAGCCTGCTCGGCGGGCGCGGCTCCGTCTGGGGCACCCTCCTCGGCCTGCTGCTCATCCAGACCCTCAACAACGGCCTGGACATCCTGATCGTCCCCGCGTACTGGCAGGCGGTCATCAGCGGTGTGCTCATCGTCGCCGCCGTCGCGGTCGACGTGTGGGCCACGAAACGCCGCACCAGCTAG
- a CDS encoding DeoR/GlpR family DNA-binding transcription regulator, with protein MAEPAENRVGRDARQSGITEMVMSAGSVRIEELAEAFGVSVMTVHRDLDALAAQGLLRKTRGMATALASTLSESSTEYRTRLNASEKVALATVALGMIEPGQSIILDDSTTGLHLAAQLYQRQPLTVITNFQPVMDAVVTQPELALLALGGQYYPWCRAFMGSVTLGALRNLRADVFFMSTSAVTDGICFHQHHDTVLVKRAMFEAARTRIAYVDHSKFERRALHALGPLSEFDTVIVDAKTAGEHVQALRRDGANVVVAPEGTTAPDSSEA; from the coding sequence ATGGCAGAGCCGGCGGAGAACCGCGTCGGGCGGGACGCACGGCAGAGCGGCATCACCGAGATGGTCATGTCGGCCGGCTCCGTACGGATCGAGGAACTCGCCGAGGCCTTCGGCGTCAGCGTGATGACGGTGCACCGCGACCTCGACGCGCTCGCCGCCCAGGGGCTGCTCCGCAAGACCCGCGGCATGGCCACCGCCCTGGCCAGCACCCTGTCGGAGTCCAGCACCGAGTACCGTACCCGGCTCAACGCGAGCGAGAAGGTCGCGCTCGCCACCGTCGCCCTCGGCATGATCGAGCCCGGGCAGTCGATCATCCTCGACGACTCCACCACCGGCCTGCACCTGGCCGCCCAGCTCTACCAGCGGCAGCCGCTGACCGTCATCACGAACTTCCAGCCCGTGATGGACGCCGTGGTCACCCAACCGGAACTGGCCCTGCTGGCCCTCGGCGGCCAGTACTACCCGTGGTGCCGGGCGTTCATGGGCTCGGTGACCCTCGGCGCGTTACGCAACCTCCGCGCGGACGTGTTCTTCATGTCCACCTCCGCCGTCACCGACGGCATCTGCTTCCACCAGCACCACGACACCGTCCTGGTGAAGCGGGCGATGTTCGAGGCCGCCCGCACCCGGATCGCCTACGTCGACCACTCGAAGTTCGAACGACGCGCCCTGCACGCGCTGGGCCCGCTCAGCGAGTTCGACACGGTCATCGTCGACGCGAAGACCGCCGGCGAACACGTGCAGGCCCTCCGCCGCGACGGCGCGAACGTCGTCGTCGCCCCGGAGGGCACCACCGCCCCGGACTCCTCCGAAGCCTGA
- a CDS encoding ATP-binding cassette domain-containing protein has product MVEAIFGVRPSVAGTIEVNGRSVRRGSVVEAIRAGIAHVPEDRKGAGLVLTQSVLDNGSLPHLGAFSLGGWLRDGRRTEAVAEATTSVRLKSKGLNQLVGNLSGGNQQKVVLARWLTQNCSVLLLDEPTRGVDVGARGEIYGIVRRLAASGIAVILVSSDMPELIGLSHRVHVLRAGGIAGSLSRADLDAEDVQEKIFRFASGQEAVVRH; this is encoded by the coding sequence ATCGTCGAGGCGATCTTCGGCGTCCGCCCGTCGGTGGCCGGCACCATCGAGGTGAACGGCCGGTCGGTCCGGCGCGGCAGCGTCGTCGAGGCGATCCGGGCCGGCATCGCGCACGTACCCGAGGACCGCAAGGGCGCCGGTCTCGTGCTCACCCAGTCGGTGCTCGACAACGGCAGCCTGCCCCACCTCGGCGCGTTCTCCCTCGGTGGCTGGCTGCGCGACGGTCGTCGTACCGAGGCCGTCGCGGAGGCCACCACGTCCGTCCGGCTCAAGTCGAAGGGCCTCAACCAGCTCGTCGGCAACCTCTCCGGCGGCAACCAGCAGAAGGTCGTGCTGGCCCGCTGGCTGACCCAGAACTGCTCGGTGCTGCTGCTCGACGAGCCGACCCGGGGCGTCGACGTGGGCGCCCGGGGCGAGATCTACGGCATTGTCCGCCGGCTCGCCGCGTCCGGGATCGCCGTCATCCTGGTCAGCTCCGACATGCCCGAGCTGATCGGCCTGAGCCACCGGGTGCACGTGCTGCGGGCGGGCGGCATCGCCGGCTCGCTGTCCCGCGCCGACCTCGACGCCGAGGACGTCCAAGAAAAGATCTTCCGCTTCGCCAGCGGCCAGGAAGCCGTTGTCCGCCACTGA
- a CDS encoding GolD/DthD family dehydrogenase, which yields MTTVDLSFSLDGKVAVVTGGASGIGAAIAAAYAAKGAKVVILDRAVPEDGELTAVSCDVTDEASVTAAVDQVMRLHGRIDVLVNSAGVALLAPAEELSMAAWNTTLAVNLTGAFLLTQKVGRIMLDQGRGKVINLASQAATVALHAHAAYCASKFGLVGLTKVLASEWAGRGVTVNTISPTVVLTDLGRKAWEGPKGDRLKEQIPTGRFAYPDEIAAAAIYLASDAADMVNGADLLVDGGYTIR from the coding sequence GTGACCACCGTGGACCTGTCCTTCTCCCTCGACGGCAAGGTCGCCGTGGTCACCGGCGGCGCCTCCGGCATCGGCGCGGCCATCGCCGCCGCGTACGCGGCCAAGGGCGCCAAGGTGGTGATCCTCGACCGGGCCGTCCCCGAGGACGGCGAGTTGACCGCCGTCTCCTGCGACGTCACCGACGAGGCGTCCGTGACCGCCGCCGTCGACCAGGTCATGCGGTTGCACGGCCGGATCGACGTGCTGGTCAACAGCGCCGGTGTGGCGCTGCTCGCGCCGGCCGAGGAACTGTCGATGGCGGCGTGGAACACCACCCTGGCGGTGAACCTGACCGGCGCGTTCCTGCTGACCCAGAAGGTCGGCCGGATCATGCTCGACCAGGGACGCGGCAAGGTGATCAACCTGGCCTCCCAGGCGGCGACCGTCGCCCTGCACGCGCACGCCGCGTACTGCGCCTCCAAGTTCGGCCTGGTCGGGCTCACCAAGGTGCTCGCCTCGGAGTGGGCCGGCCGGGGCGTCACCGTCAACACGATCAGCCCCACCGTGGTGCTGACCGACCTCGGCCGCAAGGCCTGGGAAGGCCCCAAGGGCGACCGGCTGAAGGAGCAGATCCCGACCGGGCGGTTCGCGTACCCCGACGAGATCGCCGCGGCGGCGATCTACCTGGCCTCCGACGCCGCCGACATGGTCAACGGCGCGGACCTGCTGGTCGACGGCGGCTACACGATCCGCTGA
- a CDS encoding substrate-binding domain-containing protein: MKMSVLRRVGIAAVPLALLATTACGAGDPAAQGGDGEKQLRVGVTVYDMSSFISQGQEGMNAYAKANNIQLLWNSAGGDVSTQASQVDQLINQKVDAIIIVPVQADSLGPQMAAAKAADIPVIAVNTALAAGDALTSAVLPDDVAAGAQEMEMMAKKLNGKGNIVILQGPLGSSPELDRTKGIEQTLAKYPDIKVLAKDTANWKRDEAVNKTKNWLSSFGDQLDGIVSENDDMGLGAVQALAEAGKQLPVVGIDGIQDGLDAVKNGTFIGSSLQHGRVEMSAGLAVAQKVANGETVEKKYTYTMPAITPENVDKYYANVVSEKDAFLQRLPELIAKNLASGDIANEE; this comes from the coding sequence ATGAAGATGTCCGTCCTTCGCCGCGTCGGCATCGCCGCGGTACCACTCGCCCTGCTCGCCACCACCGCCTGCGGCGCCGGCGACCCGGCCGCCCAGGGCGGCGACGGCGAGAAGCAGCTCCGCGTCGGCGTCACCGTCTACGACATGTCCTCCTTCATCAGCCAGGGCCAGGAGGGCATGAACGCCTACGCCAAGGCCAACAACATCCAGTTGCTCTGGAACTCGGCCGGCGGTGACGTGTCCACCCAGGCCAGCCAGGTGGACCAGCTCATCAACCAGAAGGTCGACGCGATCATCATCGTCCCGGTGCAGGCCGACTCCCTCGGCCCGCAGATGGCCGCGGCGAAGGCCGCCGACATCCCGGTGATCGCGGTCAACACCGCGCTGGCCGCCGGCGACGCCCTCACCTCCGCAGTGCTCCCCGACGACGTGGCCGCCGGGGCGCAGGAGATGGAGATGATGGCCAAGAAGCTGAACGGCAAGGGCAACATCGTGATCCTGCAGGGGCCACTCGGCTCCTCGCCCGAGCTGGACCGCACCAAGGGCATCGAGCAGACCCTGGCCAAGTACCCGGACATCAAGGTCCTGGCCAAGGACACCGCCAACTGGAAGCGCGACGAGGCGGTCAACAAGACGAAGAACTGGCTGTCCAGCTTCGGTGACCAGCTCGACGGCATCGTGTCCGAGAACGACGACATGGGTCTGGGTGCCGTGCAGGCCCTCGCCGAGGCCGGCAAGCAGCTTCCGGTGGTCGGCATCGACGGCATCCAGGACGGACTCGACGCGGTCAAGAACGGCACCTTCATCGGCTCGTCCCTCCAGCACGGTCGGGTCGAGATGTCGGCCGGCCTGGCCGTCGCCCAGAAGGTGGCCAACGGCGAGACCGTCGAGAAGAAGTACACCTACACGATGCCGGCGATCACCCCGGAGAACGTCGACAAGTACTACGCCAACGTGGTCAGCGAGAAGGACGCGTTCCTCCAGCGCCTGCCCGAGCTGATCGCCAAGAACCTGGCCTCCGGCGACATCGCCAACGAAGAGTAG
- a CDS encoding xylulokinase → MTVPVIVALDCSTSACKAVVFDLSGETVCESRRYVTTTSPRPGWYEQDATQWAEGLADALTSVADLLPPSHRPLALGITHQRETFVCVDRDHHPIRPAILWLDNRAEEQVARLGGDAVQAATGKPRSTLPSLYKLAWLAEHEPDTLRRTHQVLDVHAYVSHYLTGVAVTSWASADSTALVDLATRDWSPELLRAAGLTRQQVPELAAPGDRIGGLRPEVARRTGLPVGLPVVAGAGDGQCAGIGVGGLAPGTAYLNLGTSFSLGAFVPGRPTYPGLRTMAAPVPGHSAVETLQPVGGMTLDWARDLLSAPDRSAVEAAAAEVPPGAGGLLFLPYLGGRETPVHRSDVRGAVLGLGGRHGAAELLRAVVEGLAHDQRDCLDLLRQATGADLRRVIVTGGFAQSALVVRIFSDVLGVPTAVAPEREGTALGAAVVAAAAGPDAPYADVPTAARHMTRPAATVAVDAHAAEYHEAVRPLRAGVLAGFDATEHALTALRHL, encoded by the coding sequence GTGACCGTACCGGTGATCGTCGCCCTCGACTGCTCCACCTCGGCGTGCAAGGCGGTCGTGTTCGACCTCTCCGGGGAGACCGTCTGCGAGTCCCGGCGCTACGTCACCACCACCTCGCCCCGCCCCGGCTGGTACGAACAGGACGCCACCCAGTGGGCAGAGGGCCTCGCCGACGCCCTCACCTCGGTCGCCGACCTGCTGCCCCCCAGCCACCGGCCCCTCGCGCTCGGCATCACCCACCAGCGCGAGACGTTCGTCTGCGTGGACCGTGACCACCACCCGATCCGCCCGGCGATCCTGTGGCTGGACAACCGTGCCGAGGAGCAGGTGGCTCGCCTCGGTGGCGACGCCGTGCAGGCGGCCACCGGCAAGCCGCGGTCCACCCTGCCGTCGCTCTACAAGCTGGCCTGGCTCGCCGAACACGAGCCGGACACGCTGCGCCGTACCCACCAGGTGCTCGACGTGCACGCGTACGTCTCGCACTATCTCACCGGCGTCGCGGTCACCTCCTGGGCCAGCGCCGACTCCACCGCCCTGGTCGACCTCGCCACCCGGGACTGGTCACCGGAGTTGCTGCGCGCCGCCGGCCTGACCCGACAGCAGGTCCCCGAGCTGGCGGCCCCCGGCGACCGGATCGGTGGGCTACGGCCCGAGGTGGCCCGGCGCACCGGCCTGCCCGTGGGCCTGCCGGTCGTCGCGGGCGCCGGCGACGGGCAGTGCGCCGGCATCGGGGTGGGCGGGCTGGCGCCGGGTACGGCGTACCTGAACCTCGGCACCAGCTTCTCGCTCGGGGCGTTCGTGCCGGGGCGTCCCACCTACCCCGGGCTACGCACGATGGCGGCGCCAGTGCCGGGCCACTCAGCCGTGGAGACCCTGCAACCGGTCGGCGGGATGACGCTGGACTGGGCGCGCGACCTGTTGTCCGCACCGGACCGCAGCGCCGTCGAGGCGGCCGCCGCCGAGGTGCCGCCCGGGGCCGGCGGGCTGCTCTTCCTGCCCTACCTCGGCGGTCGCGAGACCCCTGTGCACCGGTCGGACGTACGGGGCGCGGTGCTCGGCCTGGGTGGGCGACACGGCGCGGCCGAACTGCTCCGGGCCGTCGTCGAGGGACTCGCCCACGATCAACGCGACTGCCTCGACCTGCTGCGGCAGGCGACCGGCGCGGACCTCCGGCGCGTCATCGTTACCGGCGGCTTCGCCCAGTCCGCCCTGGTCGTCCGGATCTTCTCCGACGTGCTCGGCGTGCCCACCGCCGTCGCGCCCGAGCGGGAGGGCACCGCCCTCGGCGCGGCCGTCGTCGCCGCCGCGGCCGGTCCCGACGCACCGTACGCCGACGTGCCGACGGCCGCGCGGCACATGACCCGGCCGGCCGCCACGGTGGCCGTCGACGCCCACGCCGCCGAGTACCACGAGGCCGTCCGCCCGCTCCGGGCCGGCGTACTGGCCGGCTTCGACGCGACCGAGCACGCCCTGACCGCGCTGCGCCACCTCTGA
- a CDS encoding ribose-5-phosphate isomerase has protein sequence MTEQKLRIVVGSDSAGSSYRDALSRDLAADPRVAEVIDVGVGGDDDTAYPHVATTAARLVADGKADRALLVCGTGLGVAISANKVPGIRAVTAHDSYSVERSVLSNNAQVLCFGERVIGLELARRLASEWLGYHFDPASASAAKVAAISSYEEAA, from the coding sequence GTGACAGAGCAAAAGCTCCGGATCGTGGTCGGCAGCGACTCGGCCGGCAGTAGCTACCGGGACGCCCTCAGCCGCGACCTCGCCGCCGACCCCCGGGTCGCCGAGGTGATCGACGTCGGAGTCGGCGGCGACGACGACACCGCGTACCCGCACGTCGCCACGACAGCGGCCCGACTGGTCGCCGACGGCAAGGCGGACCGGGCCCTGCTGGTCTGCGGCACCGGCCTCGGCGTGGCCATCAGCGCCAACAAGGTCCCCGGCATCCGCGCGGTGACCGCCCACGACAGTTACTCGGTCGAGCGCTCGGTGCTCAGCAACAACGCCCAGGTGCTCTGCTTCGGCGAGCGCGTCATCGGCCTGGAACTCGCCCGCCGGCTGGCGTCCGAATGGCTGGGCTACCACTTCGACCCGGCCTCGGCGTCCGCCGCCAAGGTCGCCGCCATCAGCTCGTACGAGGAGGCGGCGTGA